From a single Brassica napus cultivar Da-Ae chromosome C9, Da-Ae, whole genome shotgun sequence genomic region:
- the LOC106385487 gene encoding adenylate isopentenyltransferase 5, chloroplastic produces MKPCMTNLRQMIQPMLNFQRISAGLNMVDVPFFRPKDKVVFIMGATGTGKSRLAIDLATRFPAEIVNSDKIQVYKGLDIVTNKVTPEESLGVPHHLLGTVENTHEDFAAEDYQREALRAVKSIVERNRVPIIAGGSNSYIEALVNNCVDFRLRYKCCFLWVDVDRPVLNSFVSDRVDKMVEMGLVDEVRRIFDPSSSDYSAGIRRAIGVPELDEFLRAELCSYPAETTEKLLETAIKKIKENNCLLACRQYQKIKRLYKQWKWNMRRIDATEVFLRRGEEADEAWENMVARPSALAVDRFLNYSNDHHLEGDAILLPEISAVPPLPAAVAAISR; encoded by the coding sequence ATGAAGCCATGCATGACGAATCTAAGACAAATGATTCAACCAATGTTGAATTTCCAAAGGATATCCGCCGGTTTAAACATGGTCGACGTTCCCTTTTTCCGGCCCAAAGACAAGGTTGTTTTCATCATGGGAGCCACCGGAACAGGCAAATCTCGTCTCGCCATCGACCTTGCAACTCGTTTTCCGGCTGAGATCGTAAACTCTGACAAGATCCAAGTCTATAAAGGTTTAGACATCGTCACCAACAAAGTCACTCCAGAGGAAAGCCTTGGCGTTCCTCACCACCTCCTCGGCACCGTGGAAAACACTCACGAGGATTTCGCGGCGGAGGATTACCAGCGTGAAGCACTCAGAGCAGTTAAATCAATCGTAGAGAGAAACCGTGTCCCGATCATAGCTGGTGGTTCTAATTCTTACATTGAGGCTTTAGTCAACAATTGCGTTGACTTCCGGTTAAGGTACAAATGTTGCTTCTTGTGGGTTGATGTTGATAGACCGGTTTTGAACTCATTTGTCTCGGACCGGGTAGATAAGATGGTCGAGATGGGACTCGTCGACGAGGTTCGCCGCATCTTCGATCCCTCGTCATCAGATTACTCCGCCGGGATCCGCCGGGCAATCGGAGTTCCAGAGCTGGACGAATTTCTCCGAGCGGAGCTGTGCAGTTATCCGGCGGAGACGACGGAGAAGCTTCTTGAGACGGCGATCAAGAAAATCAAGGAGAACAACTGTTTGCTTGCATGTCGGCAATATCAGAAGATTAAGAGGCTTTACAAGCAGTGGAAGTGGAACATGCGCCGTATCGATGCGACGGAGGTTTTCCTCCGGCGAGGGGAAGAAGCCGACGAGGCTTGGGAGAACATGGTGGCTCGACCTAGCGCACTCGCCGTCGACAGGTTTCTTAATTACAGCAACGATCACCATTTGGAAGGGGACGCTATTCTATTACCGGAGATCTCCGCTGTTCCGCCGCTTCCAGCCGCCGTGGCAGCGATTTCGcggtaa